DNA sequence from the Euzebyales bacterium genome:
GCGTGGGGCGGCATGCAGCTGCTGGCGCCGTCACGGCACGCGCTGCGCGCGGCATGGGCCGACTACCTGCTGGGTCGTCCACCCGCCGAGCCGATCCCGCTGGTGATGACGTTCTCGGCGTTCGACGACACGATCGCGCCTCCAGGCAGGCAGAACATCACGATCTGGGCGCAGTGGCACGCCTACGAGCTCGCCAACGGCGAACGGTGGGATGACATCGCCGAGCGGGAGGGCCGCAAGCTGGTCGAGGCCGTCGACCGCGCCGCGCCCGGGTTCGCCGACAGCGTCGAGCACATGCACGTGCAGACGCCCGTCGAGCTCGAGCGCGAGCTCGGGCTGCGCCGCGGCAACGTGATGCACCTCGAGATGAACCTGGCGCAGATGTTCTCGTGGCGTCCGACGCACGAGCTGTCGGGCTACCGCACGCCGATCGACGGGCTCTACCTCACCGGCGCGTCGACCCATCCCGGTGGCGGGGTGTTCGGCGCGAGCGGCCGTTCGGCCGCGCGCGTGCTGCTGGCCGACCGGCGACGGCGGTGGTGGCGTCCATGGGCATGAGCCACGCTGAGGAGTCGCTGGACCGGGGCCTCGCCTCGGCGGCCGTGGCGCGCGTGGTCCCGGTCGCGCTGGCCGTCACCGTCGTCGCGCTGCAGATCGTCTACCCGCTCGTGCCCCAGGGACCGGCACGCGACCGCCTGACGGTACTGATCGTCGTATGCTTCGCGGTCGCGTCGCTGACCCATGCGCTGGTGTGGCGCGGCGTGGGCTTCGCGGTCGCGCTGTTCGCGACGACCGCGCTCGGCGGCCTGGCGATCGAGGTGATCGGCGTGTCGACCGGCCTGCCGTTCGGCGAGTACCACTACCTGGATTCTCTGGGCGCGCAGCTGCTGGGGGTACCGGTGGTCGTGGCGCTGGCGTGGACGATGATGGCCTACCCCGCCTACGTCATCAGCCAGGTCATCGGCGGCGGTCCGGCGCGCGCGGCGATCGTCGGCGGGTGGGCCCTTGCGTCGTGGGACCTGTTCCTGGACCCGCAGATGGTGCAAGCCGGCCACTGGGAGTGGCAGACCACCGGGGTGGCGCTGGCCGGCATCCCGGTCACCAACTACCTGGCCTGGTTCGTCGTCGCCACCGTGATGATGGCGACGCTGCGCGCCCTGACGGCGCCGGAGGCTGCCGTCGCCGACGACCGGGTTCCGCTGGGGCTGTATGGGTGGACCTGGGCGTCGTCGGTGATGGCCCACGCGGTGTTCTTCGGCCTGCCGGTCTCGGCACTGGTCGGCGGCATCGGCATGGGTCTCGTCGTGCTCGCCCTGGTCCGCGCGCTGCGATGACGGGCGTGGCGCCGGCGTGGTGACCCGTGCCGGCACACCGGCACCAGCTGCCACGGCCGGGCGAGCGTGGCGGCCAGCGCCGGCACACCGGCACCGACTGCCACGACCGCGTGGGCGGGCCCCGGCTGACACGCGCCCCCAACGGGCATTGCGCGCCGGGGTAACGGCGACCGCCGCGCTGCTGGCGCACACGGTCGTCAACGCCCGGCTGCTGCGCCGGCCGCCGACGCGCCGGCAGCCGACCCGACCCGTCAGCGTTCTGATCCCCGCGCGGGACGAGGCCGACCGGATCGGTCCCTGCGTGCGGGCAGTGCTCGACAGTGACTGGGACGACCTGCAGG
Encoded proteins:
- a CDS encoding carotenoid biosynthesis protein — translated: MSHAEESLDRGLASAAVARVVPVALAVTVVALQIVYPLVPQGPARDRLTVLIVVCFAVASLTHALVWRGVGFAVALFATTALGGLAIEVIGVSTGLPFGEYHYLDSLGAQLLGVPVVVALAWTMMAYPAYVISQVIGGGPARAAIVGGWALASWDLFLDPQMVQAGHWEWQTTGVALAGIPVTNYLAWFVVATVMMATLRALTAPEAAVADDRVPLGLYGWTWASSVMAHAVFFGLPVSALVGGIGMGLVVLALVRALR